ACACCCGGGAAATGGCTGAGGGCGATGTCAATCATCCCGCGGATCGCGGGATTGAATGCGGAAGCTAACTCTGTGTTGGACTTTGCGAACGCGTCAAAACGGGGTTTATCAGAATAATTAATAATATCGTGATATTGTCGGATGAGTTGCGTGATAAACGTGCATTCTGGAAGCATGGGGAAAGCCCTCGGACCCTCCGATAGCAAGCTGCCTACTAGAGTAGTGCCGCTTCGGGGTGCTCCCACACAAAAGGTAATACTGTACGAGGAAGGGGTCATAACTTTTAGCGTTCATCTGGTTGATAGAGAGGCGGATATCATGGATCGCTCGGAAAAGACAGAGATCCTTTCGTTTGAATGTGAATCGCGTCGTTATTTTTCCGCAAAACACAATAGATCGATCTTTAAATTAGGATCGTTTTACCACGTTATGTGTTGGGATGACGCCTTGTCCTCAACACCGTAAGGCCGCGCGACATAAGTTGAAAACGAATCTTTGCCATTGTGAGGAAAATTTGATGTAACTCATTGTTTTGACGATGATGTTCCGCGGATGCGATGGTCCCGTATGAGGCCTTTTCAAGATCGACGGTAACACGGCGGAAAAAGATTCGCGCATGACGCGATCTTTCCGCGAGCCGATCCTGGGCATTCGGAGCAGCGTTGGAGACTCAGGATGAGCGCGATGGTCTCACTCCCAAGACAGTAGCGCGGCTCCGAGCGTCTCGATATTCACGCTGAAGCTCAAATGCATCAGTTCGACGTCACGCAGCGTGTGCTCGTCACCCGGCTTGTACATCGGATGCTCGCCGGCAACTATCTTGTAGTCGCATCCCGCGAAACCGGCAAGATTCGCCTGTATGCAGAATCGCTTTCCGAACGGGGTCGCGAGTCCAAGGACCCTGCAACCAGCCATGCAGAAGATCAGATTCGTAAATGCTGCCCCTAAGGGCCCGACAATCATTTTCGATTCCGCGAAGAGTCGAACTTGCTCTTCGAATGCCAGCGTCGCCGTATCGACACATTCAAATCCGTGCTCTTCCAGCAGTGCTTCGACTTCCTCGCTGTTGATGATGCTGCGAGCACCTCGGCGCGAGAGAAAAATCTTCCGGGAAGGTTCGACGCGCTCGATGCCATATCTCGCGAAAATCGTCTCACGCAGATACGACAGCGTCGACGTGCAAAGAGCGCTGCCTTGCCAGAAGGGTATTTCGAGCGTGTCTGGCAAGAAGGTAGGAATCGATGGGATGTGAAGTCGCGAGACTTGGAGCAGCGTTCCTCGTCGAAGAGGAAAAATCGGCCAGTTTGGGCAAATCGCCCATAACGATTCGAGTTCCTGTGGAAACATCGCGCCATCGACGATTAGCGGCACGTTACGCAATTCGCTGACGGGCAGAACCGAATAAATTCTGGCGAGATATTCGATCAACCAATGATAGTAGTTCGGACTGCATCGCCCGCTAAGCAGAATGCCTTCTGGAATCGTCTCGCGGTTGTCATACTCATACCAGACGGCTGCCGCTGGCCTGTTCCTGATTCCTGTAACGAACGGCCAGCTTCCCGCGACGAAATCGTTATGGGGGTTGCCCGCTGGTTCGTACAGAACCAGATGATCGTGCGCGACGACCTGAAAGCCGCCGACGACCGTCGCGTCGGACATGGATACGATCCATTTGCTCGGCACTTCGACAGTCCGAAGCACGCGAGCCGTCTCCTCGCCGAAAATCTCGGGCTCGAAAAACGAGTAAAGTTTGGCCGGTTCGATCGCTCTGACCGACGCCCAATCGAACTTTGCTTCGACGACATTTGCGACAGGAAGCGCTCGCACGAAAGTCGTCCTGCTTTGACGCATCGACAGGCGCCGTTCAAACATCGCCAAAACATCGGTGGCGAGCGAACAGCCTCTCTTGGCAGACCAGAAGAAATAGTCGCGTCGGACCTTTGGCCAGACGTTGGACTGGCGGCCAGTGAGGCTCGCGAGGGCGGCGGCGACCATGGTGCGCGTCGTCATCCCGCTTGACGCGGATTGATTTGGCTGGCGATTCTCCAGGAAACCGAAGCGAACGTAATGGACGAGCGGGTCAATTCCTGCAGAGGAGACATCCGGATACCGCGTTCGATAAAACTCCTCGTCGAATTTTAATGCAGAGCCGATCGTTTTAAGTAGAGATCTGCCCGCCCGTCGTTTTATTGATCCATAAAGCCGATTCGGCGATCTGCCTTCGCGTACGCCATGAAAAAAATAATGTTCTACGGGGTCCATGTTCTGTGTGGCGACATCCGGATAACGTTCGAGATAATATTCTCGATCGACGATGTGCGTTAGCGACAGCACCTTTACCAGTGTCGTCCTAATGGAGCGCAATTTAGATCTCATTGTCTCGTCAAGCGGATCCGACCGCTCGTGTGTCCTAATCGATATGGCAATAAATCAACTATGGAGGCCGCACCACGGGGCAAGGCCTCGATGCGCATCTCCTCGTGCAGTGCTAGTTCTGATCCGGAAGGAATTTGCGGTACCTCGCTCTGATTTCCTCGTACATTTCCCTCCTGTAATCAAAGAAGTGGTCTTGCTCGTCAGACGATATGATGCGCGCACCAAAACGCAGATGAAACGCAACGACACGCTCGTTATCTCGCCGGACGTCAAAGTGGGATTTATTGAAGCCGAGCGAATAAAAGGCAAATTCGTAAATGTTGAGCGCCGATTCGATTGCGACCTGCCCCGGTGCATCCGGTTTAATCAACCAGCTGCCCCAGCAAAACGAATCGTCTTGATAATCGTATATACGGACCGTGCCAACGGGTGTGTGATCGAGGAGTTCGATCACAAAATAATGTTCAGTGCCGGCTTGCTCGCGTTCTTTATACGTCGCAAGCCACGCCGCCTGCCTCTCGATTTCCGTCGTTGTTTTTGAGATAAAGCGATTTCGCCGCTCGTCGAGGCGTAATGAAAGAATGAATTCTGCGTCAGCCGGTTCCGCATATCTGAGGCGAATGCTTCTGCCAACGATTGGCGCAGCGGGTGAGTCGCGGTTCATATGGAGTCTCCGTACCCAAGGTGAATGTGTTCGAATGCGCTATCGCTGGACTCACTTTTCAGTGAAAATAACTCGCACCAGCAGGCTGATATAAACTATTGATAATTTAGCTCGATAGAGTGCAGCTATCTATCGACAGGGAAACTGAGTGCCGCTACTATACTACGTTGACCTAGTCAGGGGTAAACCAGCAAATGCAACCCTCGACGTCTAGGCATTCTAGAACCGGCATCCGATGCCCCTGTCATTGGTACGGCCACAACCTTGTTTCCCCTATTCGTTTTCCAGTGTGAATCTCATCCTATGATCAGCATCAGCGACTGCCAACTACTGGAATTTTCCCGAATTTTTGATCCACGAGGTTCGCTGACTCCGATCGAAGGCGGTACGCAAATCCCCTTCGATATTCAGCGTATTTACTATATATACGACGTTCCCGCGGGCGCCAGCCGCGCGGGCCATAGCCATCGGGAGTTGCAACAGGTACTGATCGCAATTTCCGGAAGTTTTGATGTGCACGTCGATGATGGCGAGCAGCGGAAGACGTATCACATGAATCGTCCGTATCTCGGTTTGTATGTCCCCAAAATGATCTGGCGTGAAATCGATAATTTCTCGGCCGGTTCAGTGTGTGTTTCGCTTGCTTCGGCGCACTATGCCGAATCGGATTACTACCGTCAGTATGACGACTTTCTTCGTGCTGTAAGGAGCGACGCATGAAAGTTCCGTTTCTTGATTTATCCGCTGCTTATCGCGAACTAAAAGACGGACTGGACGGCGCATATCAGCGAGTTTCGGAAACGTCGTGGTACATCCAGGGTTCGGAAGTAACTGAGTTTGAAAAGGAATTTTCCCGTTACTGTGGGGTTGGCCACTGTATCGGTGCGGGCAACGGCCTCGACGCTTTGCATCTGATCGTGCGTGCATTGGGAATCGGCCCGGGCGACGAGGTTCTAGTTCCGTCCAACACGTTTATTGCGACCTGGCTGGCGGTGACCCATGCAGGCGCGATGCCCGTCGCAGTCGAGCCTGATGCGTTGACGCACAACATGGACCCGGCGCGTATCGAAGCGGCGATCACGCCTCGCACGAAGGCGATCATGCCGGTGCACCTGTACGGTCAGGCGGCGGACATGGATCCTATTCTGGCCATCGCGCAGGCGCATGGTCTCAAGGTCATCGAAGATGCCGCACAGGCTCATGGTGCGCGATATCGGGGACGCCGGGTCGGCACGTTTGGATGCGCCTCGGCATTCAGCTTCTATCCCGGCAAGAACCTGGGCGCGCTCGGCGACGCGGGATGTGTCGTAACCGACGACGCCGCGCTTGCGAAAGCCATTCGGGAACTCGGCAACTACGGTTCGGCGCAAAAGTACCATCACGATACCTTGGGGTTCAACACGCGTCTCGACGAATTGCAGGCAGCGTTCTTGCGCGTGAAGCTCGCTGCGTGCGACGAATGGAATGCTCGCCGACAGGCGATCGCAGCCCATTACCTGACGCGGCTCGCGGGGGCGAACCTGATCCTGCCGAAGGTTCTCGACGAGGCCGAACCTGTGTGGCATGTGTTCGTGGTGCGTGTCCAGCAGCGGGATGCA
The nucleotide sequence above comes from Paraburkholderia sp. SOS3. Encoded proteins:
- a CDS encoding DegT/DnrJ/EryC1/StrS family aminotransferase; protein product: MKVPFLDLSAAYRELKDGLDGAYQRVSETSWYIQGSEVTEFEKEFSRYCGVGHCIGAGNGLDALHLIVRALGIGPGDEVLVPSNTFIATWLAVTHAGAMPVAVEPDALTHNMDPARIEAAITPRTKAIMPVHLYGQAADMDPILAIAQAHGLKVIEDAAQAHGARYRGRRVGTFGCASAFSFYPGKNLGALGDAGCVVTDDAALAKAIRELGNYGSAQKYHHDTLGFNTRLDELQAAFLRVKLAACDEWNARRQAIAAHYLTRLAGANLILPKVLDEAEPVWHVFVVRVQQRDAVVKMLAEKGVATLIHYPIPPSRSGAYAHLGLSDGALPIAETLCGEVLSLPMGPHLSLEAADHVCDALLAALEVHA
- a CDS encoding GNAT family N-acetyltransferase; protein product: MNRDSPAAPIVGRSIRLRYAEPADAEFILSLRLDERRNRFISKTTTEIERQAAWLATYKEREQAGTEHYFVIELLDHTPVGTVRIYDYQDDSFCWGSWLIKPDAPGQVAIESALNIYEFAFYSLGFNKSHFDVRRDNERVVAFHLRFGARIISSDEQDHFFDYRREMYEEIRARYRKFLPDQN
- a CDS encoding sugar 3,4-ketoisomerase, with the protein product MISISDCQLLEFSRIFDPRGSLTPIEGGTQIPFDIQRIYYIYDVPAGASRAGHSHRELQQVLIAISGSFDVHVDDGEQRKTYHMNRPYLGLYVPKMIWREIDNFSAGSVCVSLASAHYAESDYYRQYDDFLRAVRSDA
- a CDS encoding glycosyltransferase family 61 protein; its protein translation is MLSLTHIVDREYYLERYPDVATQNMDPVEHYFFHGVREGRSPNRLYGSIKRRAGRSLLKTIGSALKFDEEFYRTRYPDVSSAGIDPLVHYVRFGFLENRQPNQSASSGMTTRTMVAAALASLTGRQSNVWPKVRRDYFFWSAKRGCSLATDVLAMFERRLSMRQSRTTFVRALPVANVVEAKFDWASVRAIEPAKLYSFFEPEIFGEETARVLRTVEVPSKWIVSMSDATVVGGFQVVAHDHLVLYEPAGNPHNDFVAGSWPFVTGIRNRPAAAVWYEYDNRETIPEGILLSGRCSPNYYHWLIEYLARIYSVLPVSELRNVPLIVDGAMFPQELESLWAICPNWPIFPLRRGTLLQVSRLHIPSIPTFLPDTLEIPFWQGSALCTSTLSYLRETIFARYGIERVEPSRKIFLSRRGARSIINSEEVEALLEEHGFECVDTATLAFEEQVRLFAESKMIVGPLGAAFTNLIFCMAGCRVLGLATPFGKRFCIQANLAGFAGCDYKIVAGEHPMYKPGDEHTLRDVELMHLSFSVNIETLGAALLSWE